A window of Edaphobacter lichenicola contains these coding sequences:
- a CDS encoding chloride channel protein, with product MKSEPSILRDFTVDKRVWLLSGVSIGIGMCATLLAVLLLRAIAISTNIFYYHRFSLAPVSPAGSPLGHWMVVVPVIGGLLVGLMARFGSDKIRGHGIPEAIEAILIHRARVDPKIALLKPISAAIAIGSGGPFGAEGPIIMTGGAVGSLIGQWMHVTDAERTTLLVAGAAAGMSATFATPVAAILLAVELLLFEWRPRSLVPVAIASVTAALLRVYWLGAGPLFPMPAITGTHGATFAIGALLLGALLGLIAAGMSRMMYAFEDLFDHLHIHWMWWPAIGGIGIGVGGLFFPRGLGVGYDNIAELLHGSPSMGLIVGILLAKSLMWAFSLGSGTSGGVLAPLLMIGGAVGALAGHLAHAPAETQAFWALIGMGAMLAGSLGVPLTAILFSLEVTHCLPALLPLAVACIASYLITALIMPRSILTEKLGRRGYHLTREYGVDPLELVLVREVMSSRAEGVSTTPLPANYSYADSTTRGAAELMATEGLETLPVVDRTNGQVCGEISLKDLLRGRERSLERESERLRLFNYAPPEQGGHN from the coding sequence TTGAAGTCAGAACCATCCATTCTCAGAGATTTCACGGTTGATAAGCGAGTCTGGCTGCTCTCCGGCGTCTCCATCGGCATCGGCATGTGCGCCACCCTGCTCGCCGTTCTACTCCTGCGCGCTATCGCAATCTCGACAAACATCTTCTACTACCACCGCTTCAGCCTCGCCCCGGTCTCTCCAGCTGGAAGCCCCCTGGGACATTGGATGGTGGTGGTGCCAGTGATTGGCGGTCTGCTCGTCGGCCTGATGGCGCGCTTCGGTTCGGACAAGATTCGCGGACACGGCATCCCCGAGGCGATCGAAGCGATCCTCATTCATCGCGCCAGGGTTGATCCAAAGATCGCCCTTCTGAAACCCATCTCCGCAGCCATTGCAATCGGCTCAGGCGGCCCGTTCGGAGCCGAAGGCCCGATCATCATGACCGGCGGAGCCGTAGGATCGCTCATCGGACAATGGATGCACGTCACCGATGCAGAGAGAACCACACTCCTCGTCGCCGGTGCGGCAGCGGGTATGTCGGCAACCTTTGCCACGCCGGTCGCGGCCATTCTGCTCGCCGTCGAACTCCTGCTCTTCGAGTGGCGCCCGCGAAGTCTGGTCCCCGTAGCGATTGCCAGTGTCACAGCGGCACTCCTGCGAGTCTATTGGCTTGGCGCGGGGCCGCTCTTTCCTATGCCCGCCATCACGGGAACTCACGGTGCAACCTTTGCGATCGGCGCTCTCCTTCTGGGCGCTCTCCTCGGCCTCATCGCGGCCGGCATGAGCCGCATGATGTATGCCTTCGAGGATCTATTCGACCACCTGCACATCCACTGGATGTGGTGGCCGGCGATCGGCGGGATTGGAATCGGAGTCGGTGGCCTGTTCTTCCCGAGGGGCCTTGGAGTCGGGTACGACAACATCGCCGAACTGCTTCACGGGAGTCCTTCGATGGGGCTCATCGTAGGAATCCTGCTCGCAAAGTCGCTCATGTGGGCCTTCTCCCTCGGATCGGGAACCTCCGGCGGCGTTCTTGCGCCGCTGCTCATGATCGGCGGAGCCGTAGGCGCACTGGCCGGGCACCTGGCTCACGCCCCCGCCGAAACTCAAGCGTTCTGGGCCCTGATCGGCATGGGAGCCATGCTCGCAGGATCGCTCGGCGTGCCTCTCACCGCCATCCTGTTCAGCCTCGAGGTCACTCACTGTCTGCCCGCCCTGCTCCCGCTTGCGGTGGCCTGTATCGCCTCCTACCTCATCACCGCCCTCATCATGCCCCGATCCATTCTCACCGAAAAGCTCGGGCGGCGAGGCTACCATCTGACCCGCGAGTACGGCGTCGATCCGCTTGAACTCGTCCTCGTCCGCGAGGTCATGTCGTCCCGCGCAGAGGGTGTCTCCACCACACCGCTCCCCGCCAACTACTCCTACGCCGACTCGACCACCCGCGGAGCCGCAGAGCTGATGGCGACCGAAGGGCTGGAGACATTGCCGGTCGTAGACCGGACCAACGGTCAGGTATGCGGCGAGATCTCGCTCAAAGATCTCCTGCGAGGCAGAGAACGCTCTCTAGAACGCGAAAGCGAGCGCCTCCGCCTCTTCAACTACGCACCCCCGGAACAAGGCGGCCACAACTAA
- a CDS encoding MarR family winged helix-turn-helix transcriptional regulator gives MKPASRKTDRNEIQLLAKFRSEIRRFLQFSEQAATAAGLQPQQHQLMLQIAGAPDDTLVTISHIAEVMGLRHHTVVELSKRCELAGLVRRTHDQNDRRYVVLELTAQGHDALRQLSEAHAQQLRELAPSLIQALTRIRNSK, from the coding sequence GTGAAGCCCGCGTCCAGAAAAACCGATCGCAACGAGATTCAGCTGCTGGCCAAATTTCGATCTGAGATTCGCCGGTTCCTGCAATTCAGCGAGCAGGCCGCCACCGCAGCCGGCCTCCAGCCGCAGCAACACCAGCTTATGTTGCAGATCGCCGGCGCTCCAGACGACACCCTCGTCACCATCTCCCACATCGCCGAGGTGATGGGCCTGCGACACCACACCGTAGTAGAGCTCAGCAAACGTTGCGAGCTGGCAGGTCTGGTACGGAGAACCCACGACCAAAACGATCGCCGGTACGTGGTGCTCGAGCTCACCGCGCAGGGTCATGATGCGCTCCGCCAGCTCTCCGAGGCTCATGCTCAACAGCTGCGCGAGCTGGCCCCCAGTCTCATCCAGGCACTCACGCGCATACGCAACTCAAAGTGA
- a CDS encoding superoxide dismutase, giving the protein MAYELPPLPYDYAALEPSIDEATMKLHHDKHHQTYVTNLNGAVEKHPEIGKKSPEELLKDLASIPEDVRKVVQNNGGGHVNHTMFWQIMKPKGGGEPSGEIAAQIKADFGSFEDFKKQFNETTAKQFGSGWGWLVFEGGKLKIVTTANQDNPISQGHYPILGNDVWEHAYYLKYQNKRPDYLAAWWNTVNWDEINKRFATAKSYK; this is encoded by the coding sequence GTGGCCTACGAACTACCACCTTTGCCCTACGACTACGCGGCGCTTGAGCCCTCCATCGACGAAGCCACGATGAAGCTCCACCACGACAAGCACCACCAGACCTACGTCACCAATCTAAACGGCGCGGTAGAGAAGCACCCCGAGATCGGCAAGAAGTCCCCCGAAGAGCTCCTCAAGGACCTGGCCAGCATCCCCGAGGACGTTCGCAAGGTCGTCCAGAACAACGGCGGCGGCCACGTCAACCACACCATGTTCTGGCAGATCATGAAGCCCAAGGGCGGCGGCGAACCCTCCGGCGAGATCGCCGCACAGATCAAAGCCGACTTCGGCTCCTTCGAGGACTTCAAGAAGCAGTTCAACGAGACCACCGCCAAGCAGTTCGGCTCCGGCTGGGGCTGGCTCGTCTTCGAGGGTGGCAAGCTCAAGATCGTCACCACCGCCAATCAGGACAACCCCATCTCGCAGGGACACTACCCCATCCTCGGCAACGATGTCTGGGAGCACGCCTACTACCTCAAATATCAGAACAAGCGCCCCGACTATCTCGCCGCCTGGTGGAACACCGTCAACTGGGACGAGATCAACAAGCGCTTCGCCACCGCAAAGAGCTACAAATAA
- a CDS encoding glycoside hydrolase family 15 protein, with protein MSDLTASYRWLDDDGAAFGAPGMEPRWTSSEKDAVSTAYAASSRVWFTVSHGTLNEIYYPTIDRPQTRDMELLFSDGETFVHEEKRSFEYDFHYIDEAAPAVRVVASDLDGRYTVTKEFICDPHHPVVLMNVKIEGDEDVLSRLKCYALLAPHLNGGGAGNSARSIDVAGQRCLLAWKGETSLAFGVSCGFVRSSCGYAGTSDGYQNLIQDMRMSWQFGQALDGNIAVMGEIDIARNREFTVAISFGDGHHAAIAQMMQTLASPYELHQKRFVDQWQRVNPPAGFAAVSTDGGRLMRISQNVLLTHEDKTYSGAFIASASVPWGASKGDSDLGGYHLVWTRDMVQTASALLACGRTDTALRALVYLACTQKPDGSFAQNFWIDGTPYWTGIQLDEVAFPIILAWRLWKQNGLGNFDVFPFVERAAAFLVRYAPITQQERWEEAAGYSPSTLAAVISGLICAADIARARQSTELADYLETYADWIESHLDEWTTTTEGVLHPDVKYHYMRIRPPAKGEPFHDDSLPPGVIRINNREPGEKNEFEAREVIDGGFLELVRYGIRRADDPLIVDSLKVVDHCLKIETPFGVSWRRYNHDGYGQKKDGGPYDGSGQGRAWPILTGERGHYELCAGKDFSKYIKAIEQFSSVGGMLPEQVWDYDDIPSRGMYRGRSAGSAQPLVWAHAEYLKLLRSAADGRVFDRIQVVADRYAVAKEKRSFTNHIEIFEPGRPICSLYSGHTLRVVDREHFRIVYTYDNWATTLTLDSRSVGYSGSFVDIPTGAGQVGKITFTLAWPVEGQPDRWLGRNIDVSIDPVPASTKV; from the coding sequence ATGAGCGATCTAACTGCTTCTTACCGCTGGCTTGATGATGATGGAGCTGCCTTTGGCGCTCCTGGGATGGAACCGCGCTGGACTTCGAGTGAGAAAGACGCCGTTTCGACTGCGTATGCGGCGTCGAGCCGGGTGTGGTTTACGGTCTCGCATGGAACGCTGAACGAGATTTATTATCCGACGATCGACCGTCCGCAGACTCGCGATATGGAGCTGCTGTTCAGCGACGGCGAGACGTTTGTGCATGAAGAGAAGCGCAGTTTTGAGTATGACTTTCACTACATCGATGAGGCGGCTCCCGCGGTTCGTGTGGTGGCCAGCGATCTGGATGGGCGATATACGGTGACCAAGGAGTTCATCTGCGATCCGCATCATCCGGTGGTGCTGATGAACGTGAAGATCGAAGGGGATGAGGATGTTCTGTCGCGGCTGAAGTGCTATGCGCTGCTGGCGCCGCATTTAAATGGGGGCGGGGCGGGGAACTCGGCGCGGTCGATTGATGTGGCGGGACAGCGCTGCCTGTTGGCGTGGAAGGGCGAGACTTCGCTGGCGTTTGGGGTGAGCTGCGGGTTTGTGCGGTCATCGTGCGGTTACGCGGGGACCAGCGATGGGTACCAGAATCTGATTCAGGATATGCGGATGAGCTGGCAGTTTGGGCAGGCTCTGGATGGCAATATTGCGGTCATGGGTGAGATCGATATTGCGCGGAATCGCGAGTTCACGGTGGCGATCTCGTTTGGGGATGGGCATCATGCGGCGATTGCGCAGATGATGCAGACGCTGGCTTCGCCTTATGAGCTCCACCAGAAGCGGTTTGTGGATCAGTGGCAGAGGGTGAACCCGCCAGCTGGTTTTGCGGCTGTGTCGACGGACGGCGGGAGGCTGATGCGGATCAGCCAGAATGTGCTGCTGACGCATGAGGACAAGACTTACTCGGGGGCGTTTATTGCTTCGGCTTCGGTGCCTTGGGGGGCGTCGAAGGGGGACTCGGATCTGGGTGGGTATCACCTGGTGTGGACGCGGGATATGGTGCAGACGGCGAGTGCGCTGCTGGCTTGTGGGAGGACGGATACGGCGCTGCGGGCGCTGGTGTATCTGGCTTGTACGCAGAAGCCGGATGGGAGTTTTGCGCAGAACTTCTGGATCGACGGGACGCCTTACTGGACGGGGATTCAGCTGGATGAGGTGGCATTTCCGATCATTCTGGCGTGGCGGCTTTGGAAGCAGAATGGGCTGGGGAACTTTGATGTGTTTCCGTTTGTGGAGCGGGCCGCGGCGTTTCTGGTCCGGTATGCGCCGATAACGCAGCAGGAGCGGTGGGAGGAGGCTGCGGGGTATTCGCCGTCGACGCTGGCGGCGGTGATCTCGGGGTTGATCTGCGCGGCGGATATTGCGCGGGCGAGACAGTCGACGGAGCTGGCGGACTATCTGGAGACTTATGCCGATTGGATTGAGTCGCATTTGGATGAGTGGACGACTACGACCGAGGGCGTACTGCATCCGGATGTGAAGTATCACTACATGCGGATTCGTCCGCCGGCCAAGGGCGAGCCGTTTCACGATGACTCGCTGCCGCCGGGGGTGATTCGGATTAATAACCGCGAGCCTGGAGAGAAGAATGAGTTCGAGGCGCGTGAGGTGATCGATGGCGGGTTCCTGGAGCTGGTGCGGTATGGGATTCGACGGGCGGATGATCCGCTGATCGTCGATTCGTTGAAGGTGGTGGATCACTGCCTGAAGATCGAGACGCCGTTTGGGGTTTCGTGGCGGCGATATAACCATGATGGCTACGGGCAGAAGAAAGATGGGGGGCCGTATGACGGCTCCGGGCAGGGCAGGGCGTGGCCGATTTTGACCGGTGAGAGGGGCCACTATGAGCTTTGCGCGGGGAAAGATTTCAGCAAGTACATCAAGGCGATTGAGCAGTTTAGTTCGGTTGGCGGGATGCTTCCGGAGCAGGTGTGGGACTATGACGACATTCCTTCGCGGGGGATGTATCGGGGGCGGTCGGCGGGGTCGGCGCAGCCCTTGGTGTGGGCTCATGCGGAGTATCTGAAGCTGCTGCGTTCGGCGGCGGATGGGCGGGTGTTCGACCGGATTCAGGTGGTGGCCGACCGGTATGCGGTGGCGAAGGAGAAGCGCTCGTTCACGAACCACATTGAGATCTTTGAGCCGGGGCGGCCGATCTGCTCGCTCTACTCGGGGCATACGCTTCGCGTTGTTGACCGGGAGCATTTTCGCATTGTCTACACCTATGACAACTGGGCTACGACGCTTACGCTCGACTCGCGGTCGGTTGGGTATTCGGGATCGTTTGTGGATATTCCGACGGGCGCGGGTCAGGTAGGCAAGATTACATTTACCCTCGCGTGGCCGGTGGAGGGGCAGCCGGATCGGTGGCTGGGGCGAAATATTGATGTCTCCATCGATCCGGTTCCGGCATCTACCAAGGTGTAA
- the tkt gene encoding transketolase, producing MSEQQDSKQHEIDQISINALRFLAVDAVEKAKSGHPGAPLGCAPIAYLLYHKIMKHDPSDPKWIDRDRFVLSNGHASALLYGALHLSGYDLPISQLEQFRQWGSHTPGHPEYGEAPGVEVTTGPLGQGLAMAVGMATAERHQAAVYNRDTYNIVDHHTYVLCGDGDMMEGISHEACSLAGTLALGKLIVLYDDNLISLDGPTELSFTEDVTKRFEAYHWHVQYVADGNDLVAIEAAILAAKAETSKPSLIRVRTVIGYGSPKAGTNKVHGEAMGPEATKATKKNLGWPEDKFFYVPDEARKNWDTIKLKGKDLHASWTAEFEEYAKAYPEPAAQFNRTVKAKLADGWEKKIPTFPIDKPMATRNAGQAVMQAIENVVPELFGGAADLTASTKTIFKDSPSFHVDPAGRNVFFGVREFGMCAMVNGMAAHGGLIPFGSTFFTFSDYCRNALRLAALMGLHSLFIFTHDSIGLGEDGPTHQPVEQLMSLRAIPHLTDFRPADANETAACWQLALERKSPCFMALSRQDLPTIDATIARAGARFGAYEVVSHGRDLILIATGSEVGLVTKAAEELKGIGINATVVSMPSFHVYDEQSDEYKAKLMPESTPKLAVEAGATLGWYKYIGHNGAVIGLDRFGASAPGPIALEKLGFTVANVIDHAKKLVKK from the coding sequence ATGAGCGAACAGCAGGATTCGAAGCAGCACGAAATTGACCAGATCTCCATCAACGCCCTCCGCTTTCTCGCCGTCGATGCCGTGGAGAAGGCGAAGTCCGGGCATCCCGGAGCCCCGCTTGGCTGTGCTCCGATCGCTTATCTGCTCTATCACAAGATCATGAAGCACGATCCTTCCGATCCGAAGTGGATCGACCGGGATCGGTTCGTGCTTTCGAACGGGCACGCTTCGGCGCTGCTGTATGGTGCGCTGCATCTCTCCGGATACGATTTGCCGATCTCGCAGCTGGAGCAGTTTCGGCAGTGGGGTTCGCATACGCCCGGCCATCCGGAGTACGGTGAGGCTCCAGGCGTTGAGGTGACGACGGGTCCGCTGGGGCAGGGCCTGGCGATGGCTGTGGGTATGGCGACGGCGGAGCGGCACCAGGCTGCGGTCTACAACCGCGATACGTACAACATCGTCGATCACCACACGTATGTGCTCTGCGGCGATGGTGACATGATGGAAGGCATCTCGCATGAGGCGTGCTCGCTGGCGGGAACGCTGGCTCTGGGCAAGCTGATTGTGCTTTATGACGACAATCTGATCTCGCTCGATGGTCCGACGGAGCTCTCGTTTACCGAGGATGTGACCAAGCGCTTCGAGGCGTACCACTGGCATGTGCAGTATGTGGCCGATGGCAACGATCTGGTGGCGATTGAGGCGGCGATTCTTGCGGCGAAGGCGGAGACGTCGAAGCCCTCGCTGATTCGCGTGCGCACGGTGATTGGTTATGGCAGCCCAAAGGCCGGCACGAACAAGGTGCACGGCGAGGCGATGGGACCGGAGGCAACGAAGGCTACGAAGAAGAACCTGGGCTGGCCTGAGGATAAGTTCTTCTATGTTCCGGATGAGGCTCGCAAGAACTGGGACACGATCAAGCTGAAGGGCAAGGACCTGCACGCTTCGTGGACGGCTGAGTTTGAAGAGTACGCGAAGGCGTATCCTGAGCCGGCGGCGCAGTTCAACCGGACGGTGAAAGCCAAGCTGGCCGATGGTTGGGAGAAGAAGATTCCGACCTTCCCGATCGACAAGCCGATGGCAACGCGAAACGCTGGGCAGGCTGTGATGCAGGCGATTGAGAACGTGGTGCCTGAGCTGTTTGGCGGCGCGGCGGACCTGACCGCTTCGACCAAGACGATCTTCAAAGATTCACCGAGTTTTCATGTGGACCCCGCGGGCCGGAATGTGTTCTTCGGCGTGCGTGAGTTCGGCATGTGCGCGATGGTGAATGGCATGGCGGCGCACGGCGGGTTGATTCCGTTTGGGTCGACGTTCTTTACGTTCTCGGACTACTGCCGGAACGCGCTGCGCCTGGCTGCCCTGATGGGCCTTCACTCGCTGTTTATTTTCACGCACGATTCGATTGGACTGGGCGAAGATGGACCGACGCACCAGCCGGTCGAGCAGCTGATGAGCCTCCGTGCTATCCCGCACCTCACCGACTTCCGCCCGGCGGATGCGAATGAGACGGCGGCGTGCTGGCAGCTTGCGCTGGAGCGCAAGAGTCCGTGCTTTATGGCGCTGTCGCGGCAGGATCTGCCGACGATTGATGCGACGATCGCTCGCGCTGGTGCGCGGTTTGGAGCGTACGAGGTGGTCTCGCACGGCAGGGATCTCATCCTGATCGCGACGGGCTCTGAGGTTGGTCTCGTTACCAAGGCTGCGGAGGAGTTGAAGGGGATTGGCATCAATGCGACTGTTGTTTCGATGCCGAGCTTCCATGTCTATGACGAGCAGAGCGACGAATACAAGGCGAAGCTGATGCCGGAGAGCACGCCGAAGCTGGCGGTCGAGGCGGGTGCGACGCTGGGTTGGTACAAGTACATCGGCCACAACGGCGCTGTGATTGGACTGGACCGGTTCGGTGCTTCGGCACCTGGGCCGATCGCTCTGGAGAAGCTGGGCTTCACCGTCGCGAACGTGATTGATCATGCGAAGAAGCTGGTAAAGAAGTAA
- a CDS encoding oxidoreductase, translating to MTQSIQRVWFITGASTGFGRLLAEEVLKSGGKVVATARQLDKIADLERQYPQSAKALTLDVTDAGQVDSVVTQAFAQFGQIDVLVNNAGYGVAGAIEEVSEAEFMPMFETNVFGLLKVTRAFLPYLRKQRSGHILNLSSIGGLIGGQGIGMYNASKFAVEGISEALAAELAPLGIRVTVIEPGPFRTDFLGRSGVIAETKISDYDNTAGNMRKYFAENDGKQKGDPLRAVRAMIEVVESLNPPLHLLLGASALERFRGKLDSWQKEIAAWEPVTVGADFPEGE from the coding sequence ATGACTCAATCGATTCAACGTGTCTGGTTTATCACGGGAGCATCGACCGGCTTTGGCCGACTGCTTGCCGAAGAGGTTTTGAAGTCTGGCGGTAAGGTGGTAGCGACTGCCAGGCAGCTGGACAAGATTGCGGATCTTGAAAGACAGTATCCGCAGAGTGCGAAGGCTTTGACTCTGGATGTTACAGATGCCGGTCAGGTGGACTCGGTCGTAACGCAGGCTTTTGCGCAGTTCGGACAGATAGACGTTCTGGTCAACAATGCGGGCTATGGAGTTGCGGGCGCGATTGAAGAGGTCTCAGAGGCGGAGTTTATGCCGATGTTTGAGACCAATGTCTTCGGCCTGCTGAAGGTGACTCGGGCGTTTCTTCCGTATCTTCGCAAGCAGCGCAGTGGGCACATTCTCAATTTGTCCTCGATCGGCGGCTTGATTGGCGGGCAGGGCATCGGGATGTATAACGCGAGCAAGTTTGCGGTGGAGGGGATCTCGGAGGCGTTGGCGGCGGAGCTTGCGCCGTTGGGCATTCGCGTTACGGTGATTGAACCGGGGCCGTTCCGTACTGATTTTCTGGGACGCTCGGGTGTGATTGCTGAGACGAAGATTTCGGACTACGACAACACTGCTGGAAATATGCGGAAGTATTTTGCTGAGAACGATGGGAAGCAGAAGGGCGATCCGCTGCGTGCGGTTCGGGCGATGATCGAGGTTGTGGAGTCGCTGAATCCTCCGTTGCATCTTCTGCTGGGGGCGAGCGCGCTCGAGCGGTTTCGCGGCAAGCTGGATAGCTGGCAGAAAGAGATTGCAGCGTGGGAGCCGGTGACGGTTGGGGCAGATTTTCCGGAGGGTGAGTGA